A window of Pantanalinema sp. genomic DNA:
TCCCTCAACCTCCCGGACTTCCGCGCGGCCGAGCGATCCTTCCAGCTCCTGACCCAGGTGGCGGGGCGCGCGGGGCGCGGCGAGATCCCCGGCAGGGTCATCGTCCAGACCTACGCCCCCGACCATCCCAGCGTGCGCGCCGCCCAGGCCCACGACTTCGCCGCCTTCTACGGCCGCGAGATCGCCGAGCGCGAGGAGCTGCGCTACCCGCCCTTCCAGCACCTGATCAACGTGGTGGTGAGCGCCGAGGAGGCGGGTGTCGTCTGGAAGGTCGGCGAGGCCCTCGCGGATCGCCTGCTCGCCTTCCCCGAGCTGATGGCGCTGGGGCCCGCGGAAGCCCCGATCTTCCAGCTGCGCGGCCGCTACCGCGTCCAGGTGCTGATCAAGACGCCGGATCTGGCGTACGCCCGCAACGCCCTGCGCGAGGCCGTGCGGCAGCTGGAGCGCCCTCAGGGCCTGCGCCTTGCGATCGACGTCGAGCCGCATTCCTTGCTGTGAGGCGCGATCGCCTCGCTTGCTCGAATTGAAGTGACCGAGGCGAGCCGATCGTGACGCTCACTCGCTGCTTGCCTTATTCGCATCTCGCATTACCATATGGGGCGTGGCCAGCCCTCGAACTGGCCAGGCATGCCGCAAATTCGCCCCATGCCATGCGTCGGACCCCAGCGCACACAGGAAGGTGGGAGCGATGCAGGACCATGACACCCACGAGACCCGGCTCTTGCATGAGCTGCTGAGCGATGTCGCGGGTCCCCAGGCAGGCGAGCTCGACGAGCTGGAGCATCCTCCCCAGCAGGACGATGTCGGCCTTCGCGTGAGCTTCCTCGACGAGGAGGAGCCGCACGAGGAGGAGCCTCATCCCCCCGAGCAGGCCAAGCAGGAGAAGGCCGTGCCGATCTCCGACCCGGTCCACGCCTACCTCAAGGCGATCGGGGCGATCCCGCTGCTCAAGGGCGACGAGGAGCTGCGGATCGCCCGGGCCATGGGCGAGCCCGGCGAGGAGGGGCGAAGGGCGCGCGGCAGGATGATCGAGGCGAATTTGCGATTGGTGGTGAGCGTCGCCAAGAAGTACCTGGGGCGCGGGCTGTCCTTCCTCGATCTGATCCAGGAGGGAAACCTGGGCCTCATTCGCGCGGTCGAGAAGTTCGACTACACCCGCGGCTACAAGTTCTCGACCTACGCGACCTGGTGGATCCGGCAGGCCATCACCCGGGCGCTGGCGGACAAGGCCCGCACCATCCGCATTCCCGTTCACCTGGTCGAGACGATCAATCGCCTGCGCGCCATCTCGCAGCGCCTGACCCAGCGCCTCGGCCGCAAGCCGACCGACGAGGAGATCGCCGCCGAGGCGAACGTGACGGTCGAGAAGATCGCCGACATCAAGAAGATCGTGAAGGACACGATCTCGCTCGAGACCCCGATCGGCAAGGAAGAGGACAGCCGGCTGGGCGACTTCATCATCGACCGGGAGGCGCCGGGCCCCGCCACGGCGGTGGCGTCGCTGCTCCTGCAAGAGGAGATCCGCACGCTGCTCGCGAGCCTCTCGGACCGGGAGCGCCAGGTCGTCGAGCTGCGCTTCGGCATCGCGGACGGCAACGTCCACACCCTCGAGGAGATTGGCCGGATCTTCGGCGTCACCCGCGAGCGGGTGCGGCAGATCGAGGGCAAGGCGCTGGCCAAGCTCAAGCACGAGATGTCCGAGCGCCGCATGATCGAGTACATCGAGTAGGGCGAGCCTCGAGCGCGGAGGGGTTCGAAAATTTCTCGAACATATGTGCTTGACTGTAGAACAAGAATTCGA
This region includes:
- the rpoD gene encoding RNA polymerase sigma factor RpoD, producing MQDHDTHETRLLHELLSDVAGPQAGELDELEHPPQQDDVGLRVSFLDEEEPHEEEPHPPEQAKQEKAVPISDPVHAYLKAIGAIPLLKGDEELRIARAMGEPGEEGRRARGRMIEANLRLVVSVAKKYLGRGLSFLDLIQEGNLGLIRAVEKFDYTRGYKFSTYATWWIRQAITRALADKARTIRIPVHLVETINRLRAISQRLTQRLGRKPTDEEIAAEANVTVEKIADIKKIVKDTISLETPIGKEEDSRLGDFIIDREAPGPATAVASLLLQEEIRTLLASLSDRERQVVELRFGIADGNVHTLEEIGRIFGVTRERVRQIEGKALAKLKHEMSERRMIEYIE